ggctctcggaatctccaataccgtgagcgaactgatcgaagcaaccctcaccgcccagtatgagcggctctcactcacacacgctggccgagcggtactgcagcaagttgggatctccccgccgagatcggccccaagttacgctgaacttacatcggaatatcgcctaaatctccgcattcctcccattcccaaacggatgcacccggaacaccacgccgagagacgggccgaccgggctcgtcagttcgagaaacgcttcagcggacgtccggacgtcacgtatacggacgcctcttaccatccatcgaggccagcgatggtggcggtagctctcgcccctcaccgcagctggtacacagcctgcagcattcgcaatgcagaaacagtcaccgcagctgaggaggttgccattgcgctcgcgctagccgaccctaataccaaagtcgtcatcagtgactctcaacaggctattcgcaattacgatgctggccgtatctcttgccaggcgttacacattctacgttctacagcaccctcttccacatctcgcttacttctttgggctccagcccacgagtcgctcagcggaaacgcccaggcacacactctcgctcgagatctcagctgccgagccgagagtatgatcagccaccctgcttccgctgacactaatatcccacgcgcttctctactcaccacttacacggacatactccagcactaccgactccaaaggtgcacatatcctcccgcacaccgcgatctaacaagacgcgaggccgtccaatggcgcaaactacaaactggcagcttcccacaccccctcttatacagcaggatctttccggaacagatagcccccatgtgtaaacactgctcaactccggccacactcatacacatggtgtggacttgtccacattacaacagagacaacgcaaacaccccagagacgtgggagtctctcctgtgtacttccaagccagcagaccaacgctggcttatccagcgcgcggtggaggccgcggcatcccaaaggatccccgccgacctcctctaagtcagcgcaaccggtcctttgactggtcccctgtttttgggcgcaataaaagagtttacctacctacctgaggagcttgcttgaagctgacttcgttgtattttccaacatggccacctaccgatcggacgtcgcgcggagggtagctgcgttcgagttcgcttgccacgccatggacgtagtattttctgaggcccattcgttgccgaagattccacggccagcgttacgagatcgggggaaccccatggagccctacgacgacgagcagttcctcgcccgctatcggttctccaagaacgccgtgcgggagctgctcaccgtgttgcccctgcgtgaaagtcccgacaacaggggatagcctgttcctccgatgctgcagctactcctggctttgaggttttatggggccggtactttccaaaccgtcaccggggatctggtgcggatttcgcagcccacggtgtgccgcgcagttggcaaggtcaccttgctgattgccaagcacctgcgcccgatgctggtgcagtttccagccgtctcgcagtttgaaaagctgatgcgggacttttatgagatcggtgaattccctggtgtgaccggctgcatagattgcacgcatgtccgcatcaaTAGCCCGGGTGGTgcagatgcggaagtctaccgaaaccgcaaaggctatttctccatcaatgtgcaggtgagcaatgaaaattgaaattctctgaacagttaccactgttcagctcattcgtattcgttcgcgtcgtgtacgtgctgtcattttatttatttccccgcggtgctacgaacgtacagtcacaagattacttgcccgaaagacgcgggttcgatcccggccgcggcgttcacatttcgatggaggcgaaatgctggaggcctgtgtactgtgcgacgtcgttgcacgctgaagaacgccaggtggtagaaatttccggagcctttcactacggcgtcccacatagcgaaatgtgtctcttcgcaatatgcgatcgaggcccagcattttgttttagtactgctttataatgtagctttgtactccatgaagagtgtagcttcgttctccatgctccatgaagagtagcagtacattctaggcgctatattaccacgcaatcactgtgcaaattcaccggaaggaaggttagttaatgtttccaatgacagtgcatgacaaagttgacaaagcttgaccacactttcgagctgtggcattaaatcaacgcagtattcctttatacgtgcaggtaccaaaaagcccacataaagacacggaatgtggtcgaaaggacattcggtgtctggaagcgcctattcccttgtctggatatggggccccagcacaagccgaaacaagctgcagtgatcatcacagcgtgtgcagccctgcagaactttgcatgtttgatgaaggagccacagcctcctattgaaagcgctcccatccaggacgctccaccggctcgcaccagcacgacagcagcgaggcggccagagcacctgccacctgttgatgctctcagcgacagcttgtcgggaatgcaggcacgacaggtgctcatccagaagagcttcacataggtaagaaatgcacagtcctcaacactgtcccatgcattttgaataaagcatgtttataatgcgcacttgctcatgctacccgtatcccaacttttgtgcaggaactaaagaaatgttagagcaatgggaacgactagcagcagttcaagcggcgggacgaagaggtcgacgaagtgcagctggggatcctgagtgactcctgagagtgtgctcatcatgacgctctctgatctacgaccgcataccttcactgcgaatacacccctttacactagaattttttctcagcttcggaagcttttaagttgcgagcttgttgcattaacaaactgctactcttccacttctaggttctgcatttcttgctatagtgttctatttcaaatgctatttttcaagaacgctgtattgatcttgcaggaggcgaataccagaaaagctcttgttgaccctgctgctgagggtcttaatggcgctcagttcatttgtttaagagctgctgccttggcggctttgcttacacgcatgtgaaaaattaccagatttggtaaagtacaacagttaggccttaggtggagagtcgcagggcttgtgcacctttccacagagcaaacatttgtgtggctgctttggtagtggcatggaattcaggttcctcacagcaagtagttctgctacttcgtctttcctactttcacctggcttgcacttcaagcttgggctcttgcatgtcttccatgtgttgagtataaatttgtttttatgtcacaattgtaatgacaaagaagtgcccatgtggcagcgggactgctctcggcaagcgcgtgcttcgggttggtgctgctggaaccgttgactATCTTtgaacgctgttctgcgctttgtactttctgcccggaaaacccattgcacaatcattaatttcaaatatcccttttacaacaaaacgagacgttcccaattgcctacaatgatgaaattccagatcactgcgaagttttgttttctggcttgccaacagaggtgtgttatgaatcagttattaaatttctcacttttttttggctgtattgaggtaaaaaaaacatgagtgtattcttttcatttggtttgctttaaagatggtgtagaacggtcgaaccttcagctgtcacactggagccttcttttcaaaaaacgatgctcgagtggtttgttgtgcattgtcgatctctctcgtctctgttcaaagtgggagttggttgttgtcatagtatggtgcaaaaggtcgattctttaggtctgaaatgggcttcctgacatgatccacatgcctcgtccagctcaatctcttacaacaaagttgcataacgggcagtaactggcacagagaaagaagcgaaagaagcagcatatgtgcggagaggattccaggcattgttgtgtcatggtgaaacataccaacctacagtgtgtgacctgtgagcatttttaatttccaagtgtaaaggtcatggtcgtacatagaactcctgcaactgttgctaaggctacacaatctgtctgcgagcagttgcactcaatattcattgtcctcgagccaaattcacctggtgtttgttaggtgccttgctttgcatggctgaatacaaaccctagatcataaagtgagtcgtcatgagccaacaccaacagttagtcgagatcattgtgtgcgggcactactgatgtttgggaacgccttgctgccgcagtcatggtgggccactgaaagataatttatgaccccagtagtgtttgcaactttttgttttgtgggttcaatgaatggtttgtgatatgactaggtagctacttctagctcgcaagtgttgtagtgaaatcttttacatgcaaacacttggactagcggttcttttgatttgtacatgcagttactggttggctgtcacagcttaaatctggctttgcatttgagccggccttcttggaactgtgctgattccactcatcgagaactggcatgttttgaaattgttacatggttcggcggggttcgaaatagcagaacgtgggtgccatcagcaagtgtttttttgatgcatgcttctttatagtctttttttgtcatgcctagtgcggcttgtcacaggaatgtgttggccatatttttgaagcaatagattacttcagcaaagcgggaggctgtggcattgtattgactcaagctatgggcccaccttgtagacagcataggaggaatcgcattctttaagggtttcggttcttgagtaggaggcactagctgcgagggtttaggttagatgagacagcaaagataatggaaggagtagagagcggtgttggcctttgagcatttatgtggtggtgacttgcgtgagccaatattgttgactttttatacatGAAAACTTTAACGATGTGGCCTGCAATTTTCtctactggttggttttgcaagcaatgccaggggaggtttttccttcctagagcagccatatttgtagcatacagcaatgcgtatttctatgaataaattgctgtttgcatccaaagatccatatagccatagcagcttaagtaccacgcaaccatcctacctgcctcctgctatgcgatagctcgtcagacttgcatgcaaggtggtgacggggctgtatgtctgttcccaccgagtcatgtgcttaaaacggtacatgtgcaaatgaagtgtagttatgtggatttgccacataatatttgtgcaagcattcacacagcattccagtttcattcagtcataggcaccgtttattctggtgcctctcgcagcctacgaagctgttcaagtttgatttgtttttcaatttctaagatttccaatttttttttctggatatcaaggagttttttctcctgccgctcttgcagaatactgttgtggtcctctcgcatcaggtgcagacgcagtccatgctcttcgcgcagtaaggccgctctatagtcgttctcatctgccagagacctttctaaaagggccatccgccctcttggagccctgctagcgtcaccggtggccactgcttcagcagtagtgggactagcggcagctccagaagcaactgtagcactggtgcagcctgctgcagctgtgctggaagcatcagcaggttgcacagcaggaaaaaagagattgctctcctgctcaattgcttctggagttgccccactcttaccaacagcagccgctggtgactgcggctcatccacgagcggaggttcccagtcgtcttctgtaataaagaaaaggtaaaaattagttggacaaatctaagcttacaacacattagctgtctgcctcaacagcacagattgttgggtcaattggtgaagagacattataacgaaagctttataatgttcttatataaggcaccacttgcccttctcggcgccaaatagctgccgttgtttctgggggccccagtttagtcattctgttttgttctgccatattcctcacctttcactctgaattatgcctgatgacctcactttatttttttctgctgatacagtagtgatagtcacgcaggccctgagttttacacatgtggttatcctctaactctgcacctgcagcttttttgctcattcaatgggtttcttttcaattttagtatatttgctagtttgtactcatgcgtgtcctctggcccagggagccagttatacgcccttcctttcttcaaaataatCAGCGTCTAGAgctttgtcaatgccaatgaacgccgacagctttcactcTGTATATTTggagtagctgagctaatccactttcatttttttgcaaaggtttccttgtaatgcctgcctgcttgcttcgccgcatatatgcgacacaaatgccaaggtgaggcatacaagaaaggtgacaaatactgcagcctgagcctgagggctacagaaaacatgcgcttcgagtgaaacctctgcattgcaaaactaacaatttccttgaaactagcagccaaattcgaaaaggctttgagcattacacataggcaaactgcaccattattcacaacaagaatgttgttaccttatccctggagcaccatcatgtacaagtacacagaaatatgaaaatttatgtgaaggagtgcatgcataatgaaactgcattaaagttggcattcATTTGaagtgaggcaggaatggcaaacaagactcaaaaacatcatcaggagaTAATGTCATAATaaatgcagttcaggttgcagcactgaatgcttgctccctcggtgtccgacggttaaccaactcctcgccttccgctacaggaacac
The Amblyomma americanum isolate KBUSLIRL-KWMA chromosome 3, ASM5285725v1, whole genome shotgun sequence genome window above contains:
- the LOC144124824 gene encoding uncharacterized protein LOC144124824 produces the protein MTRVGNQTDSDGGIDLPPVASLPVIRLLQPMVDGAGNEEFHYAEDDWEPPLVDEPQSPAAAVGKSGATPEAIEQESNLFFPAVQPADASSTAAAGCTSATVASGAAASPTTAEAVATGDASRAPRGRMALLERSLADENDYRAALLREEHGLRLHLMREDHNSILQERQEKKLLDIQKKKLEILEIEKQIKLEQLRRLREAPE